One stretch of Lolium rigidum isolate FL_2022 unplaced genomic scaffold, APGP_CSIRO_Lrig_0.1 contig_15802_1, whole genome shotgun sequence DNA includes these proteins:
- the LOC124680404 gene encoding PLASMODESMATA CALLOSE-BINDING PROTEIN 3-like codes for MASHAARLVFLLAVAAALAGRSEGGWCLCRTDLYDVMLQKTLDYACGGGADCRPILQNGACFAPNTVKAHCSYAVNSYYQRSGQNPQACLFSGTTFVSNNDPSANGCVFPATQGAAGTNGTTAGVYSPPAFGQGPSANDMSGGTKIFPVAGTAKRAVILACCWLLALYLSA; via the exons ATGGCGTCGCACGCGGCCcgtctcgtcttcctcctcgcggtggccgccgcgctcgccggcCGGTCAG AGGGCGGGTGGTGCCTGTGCCGCACGGACCTGTACGACGTGATGCTGCAGAAGACGCTCGACTAcgcctgcggcggcggcgccgactgCCGGCCCATCCTGCAGAACGGCGCCTGCTTCGCCCCCAACACCGTCAAGGCGCACTGCTCCTACGCCGTCAACAGCTACTACCAGCGCAGCGGACAGAACCCGCAGGCCTGCCTCTTCTCCGGCACCACCTTCGTCTCCAACAACGACCCCA GCGCCAACGGCTGCGTGTTCCCTGCGACCCAGGG CGCTGCTGGAACTAACGGCACCACCGCCGGCGTTTACAGCCCGCCAGCGTTTGGCCAAGGTCCGAGCGCCAATGACATGAGCGGCGGCACCAAAATCTTCCCGGTGGCCGGAACGGCGAAGCGGGCGGTGATCCTGGCCTGCTGCTGGCTCCTCGCTCTGTACCTCAGCGCGTGA